The DNA region GTACCATATGATTTATTAACTGATAAAGAAAAACGTAAAGATCGTGAAAGATCACaagagtttttaaaatatttacaatatcaaggttataaattacataaaccAAATCGTGGTGGTACTGAAACTGAAGTTGCTGGTACTGGTGCTGCTGTTGAATTACGTTTTGCATATtcattattagaaaaattaatagcaTATCTTGATAAAGcaacaataaatatgaaattattacGTCCATCTGATACATATAGTCGTAGAAATAGTTTTAAAGCATCAGCacgtgatataaaattttttagtaaagtTGTATTACcattaatggaaaaatattttagtacacatagaaattattttattgctgttgcaacagcaacaaataatattggtGCAGCatctttaaaagaaaaagaaatggtTGCtgcattattttgtaaattagcAAATTTATTAAGATCAAGACTTGCTGCATTTGGTGCTGATGTTAGAATAACAGTACGTTGTTTACAAGTACTTGTTAAAGGTATTGATGCAAAATCATTAGTTAAAAATTGTCCAGAATTTATACGTACATCAATgcttacattttttaataatacagcTGATGATCTTGGTcatacaatattaaatttacaagatgGTAAATATAGCCATTTACGTGGTACACatttaaaaacatcaacatcattattttatataaatagtgTTGTATTACCAACATTAACAGCAATGTTTGATCATTTAGCATCATGTGAATATGGTAgtgatttattattagatGAAATACAAGTTGCATCATATAAAATGTTAGCATCTCTATATACACTTGGTGTTGATTCAACATTAACTGgtgatagaaaatatttaaaaactgaAATTGAACGTAATAAACCAAATTTAGGCTCATGTTTAGGTGCATTTTCAAGTTGTTTTCCAGTTGCATTTCTTGAGccacatttaaataaaaataatcaattttcattattaaatagaatTGCTGATCATTCATTAGAAGCACAAGATATTATGACTAAAATGGAATCAAGTATGCCAACATTAGatacaatattaaatgaagTTGATCAATTTGTTGATTCTGATAAAACATGGAATGATTCACCAcatgttgttgatgttatattaccattattatGTTCATATTTACCATTTTGGTGGTCACAAGGTCCAGATAATATAACACCAACTGAGGGTACATATGTTAGTATGGTTACAAGTGATCATATGAatcaactattaaaaaatgtattaaaattaattaaaaaaaatattggtaaTGAAAATGCACCATGGATGACACGTATTGCTGCATATacacaacaaataattataaattcatctgaagaattattaaaagatcCATTTTTACCACTTGCTGAACGTGTACATAAACGTACTGATGGTATGTATCATAAAGAAGAATCATTACGtggttttattaaatcatcatcagatGATACATCACAAGTTGAAGCACAAATACAAGAAGATTGGCAATTATTAGTACGTGATATATATGCATTTTatccattattaattaaatatgttgATTTACAAAGAAATCATTGGTTGAGAAATAATATACCAGAAGCTGAAGATCTTTATAATCATGTTGCtgcaatatttaatatatggtcaaaatcacaatattttttaaaagaagaacaaaattttatatcagcaaatgaaattgataatatgaCTCTAATAATGCCAACAGCAACAAGAAGAACAGCAACTGTTACTGATGGATCAACACCAACTGgtggtggtaaaaaaaaaaaaaaacatcgtgATAAAAAACGTGATAAAGATAAAGAAGTACAAGCATCATTAATGGTTGCATGTTTAAAACGTCTATTACCAGttggtttaaatttatttgctgGTAGAGAACAAGAACTTGTACAACATTGCAAAgatagatttttaaataaattatcagaaattgaaattactgaatttgctaaaatacaattaacatTACCAGATAAAATTGATCCAGCTGATGAAATGTCATGgcaacattatttatattcaaaactaggacaaaaaaaagattcaatgGAACCAGTTAAAGCACAAcaaattgatgatgttgttgttagAATAACTGATATGGCTAAAGTACTTTATGGACTTCATATGgttagtttaattatttatttattaatcattattattttattattatttttcattattattattttattatcgagTAGATTGATCATCCACAACAACAAGGAAAACGTTGTTACAAATCTGTGGTATCAATACAAAGGAAACGAGCTGTTATCGCTTGTTTCCGTCAAAATCCATTGCATTCCTTACCCAGGtatcctatatttttttatttttttaaaaattacgttttatgttgatttgatttttcaatatattcatttgattttaataatgattttttttcaaatttgttgttttaacaataataattgtgtgtggatatatgtgtgtgtgcaTGCTGCTAATAGGCAACAAAGCCTCGACCATCTTGTAAGGGATGGAATCGTGTACTTTGTGCAGCAAGAAAAAGAGCTGCAATTGCTTGTCTTCGTAGTGAACCtctttataaattaagaaggtaatagaatttaattcaacgataaatttatttaatgcatGGCTgagttttgaaattttattaattaattaatttaattgtaaatacattaaatatatatgatttttttatttctatagaCATCgtgcaattaatatttttgcaaGAACATATTACGAGCTTTGGCTACAAGATGAAAATGTTGGACAAGAAGTTATGATTGAAGATCTTACAGTaagtttatttacaattaattaataattatttataaaaaaaaaagctaaatgtgtaattaaaaatttcagcaATCATTTGAAGATgctgaattgaaaaaaatggataaagatGAAGAAGAGGGTAAACCAGATCCATTGACACAATTAGTTACAACATTTTGTCGTGGTGCTATGACTGAACGGTCTGGTGCATTACAAGAGGATCCATTGTACATGAGTTATGcacaaataatatcaaaatcatgtggtgaagaagaagaagaagctgaagaagaagaagctGATGCTGGTAGTGCTAGTGGTGGTTCTGGTGGTGCTAGTGGTGGTGGCGGTGGCGATGGTGAAGAAGAAAGTGGTGCATCAATTCATGtgagtttataataaattagtaatttttttttttttgcttcacaTTGCTTTGGTGCTTTTAAAATactctataaataatttaaaataattttaacaactaACTAATtactcaataattaaaaaaaacaaaataaacaaaaattaagatttcaattttttttttttcttctaaactAACTAATCTGCAGCCACAAAATTCAATATTGGTAAGATCGAGTAATGAATATCTGACATTGGCACACACATTTTTatgtctattattattaaaataaaaataataataacactgaaattttttaaaaccttTTATCGTAGGAATTGAGcctccaaaaaataaatttatccattgtagaaaataaataatcaataaatctaAATGTTCGATATGTATTTCCttttttacaactaaaatttactaatttaataatttttaatttaatttgcatTCTGAAGAGATCAATGCAAAAattaatggtaaattaattaattaatatgtaaatgaaaaaattaaaacaaataataattgttttctttttgtttcattCAAAGGAACAAGAaatggaaaaacaaaaattattatttcatcaagcTCGTCTTGCAAATCGTGGAGTTGCTGAAATGGTTTTGTTGCATATATCAGCATGTAAAGGTGTACCAAGTGAAATGGTAATGAAAACACTTGAGCTTGGTATATCAATACTACGTGGTGGTAATATTGAAATTCAACATGGTatgttaaatcatttaaaggaaaaaaaagatgttggtttttttacatcaattgCTGGATTAATGAATTCATGTAGTGTATTGGATCTTGATGCATTTGAAAGAAATACTAAAGCTGAAGGTTTAGGTGTTGGTTCAGATGGTGCTgctggtgaaaaaaatatgcatgaTGCTGAATTTACATGTGCATTATTTAGATTTATACAATTAACATGTGAAGGACATAATCTTGATtggcaaaattatttaagaacACAAGCTGGTAATACAACAACAGTTAATGTTGTTATTTGTACTGTTGATTATCTTTTACGTCTTCAAGAATCAATAATGGATTTTTATTGGCATTATTCAAGCaaagaattaattgatttagcTGGTaaagcaaatttttttaaagcaatTGGTGTTGCTAGTCAAGTATTTAATACTTTAACTGAAGTTATACAAGGTCCATGTGCACAAAATCAACAAGCACTTGCACATTCACGTCTATGGGATGCTGTtggtggttttttatttttattttctcatatgcaagataaattatcaaaacattCATCACAAGTTGATTTActaaaagaattattaaatttacaaaaagacATGATTACAATGATGCTGTCAATGCTTGAGGGTAATGTTGTTAATGGAACAATTGGTAAACAAATGGTTGATACACTTGTTGAATCAGCTGGTaatgttgaattaatattaaaatattttgatatgtttttaaaattaaaagatctTGTATCAGCACCAAGTTTTCTTGAAGTTGATTTAAATACAGATGGTTGGGTTTATCCAAaagattttaaagaaaaaatggaaCAAGCTAAAAGTTATACACCAGAAGAAATTGAATTTATGTTAGCATGTTGTGAAAGAAATCATGATGGTAAAATTGATTATGTTGCATTTATGGATCGTTTTCATGAACCAGCTAAAGAAATTGGTTTTAATTTAGctgtattattaacaaatttatcagAACACATGCCAAATGAGCCACGTTTAGCTAGATTTTTAGAAACAGCTGGTtcagtattaaattattttgagcCATTTTTAGGTAGAATTGAAATACTTggtagtaataaaaaaattgaacgtgtttattttgaaataaaagaatcaAATATTGAACAATGGGAAAAACCACAAATAAAAGAATCAAAAcgtacatatttttataatacagtTGTTGAAGCtggtgaaaaagaaaaattagaaacatttattaatttttgtgaaGATGCTATATTTGAAATGCAACATGCAAGTGCATTAATGGCTGTTGAAGAAAGTGGTGGTATTGGTAAATCACGTGATAcatcatatacatatatgactgatgatgatgatgaaaaaaataaagatccAATACGTCGTGGTATACAAGCATTCAAAGATGGTATTTATTATGGTTTTTCAATGTTTtcaccaaaaaatattaaaaataaattatttgaattacaaCAAATGTCAATTGCCGAAATTatcattggtttttttaaaatgatattttatagtttttattatactgGTTATAGTATTGGTATTGTAATACGTTATTTTCTACGTTTATTATTGACACTAATGAGAGGACCACATATTGATGAgccaattattgaaataaaagaagaagaagaaaaaccaATGCGTCATTTACCAGCATTACCACCAACACCAGATGAAACAAATTTACAAGTACAAGCATTTGGTATGGATATTACTAAAGAAGATGGTGGtccaattaaattatcaacacatgaaacaaatttattaacaccACAATCAAGTATAGATGATACTGGTGAAAGTACACCAGATGAAAGTGGTGCTGGTGGttttaatgatgaaacaaatattatatcaacaaatgaaaatgaagGACCACTTACATTAGCTGATTTTCTTGGTGGTGAACAAGCTAGATTACAAGCAGCATCAACTGCTGAAGCTGCTGCTGCACAACAAATTGCAATGGCTGCTGTTGAAGCTGAAGCAAAACATGAAATAATTAGTGAATCATCTGGTGGTTCAAGCATTGAATTATCTGAATATACTAAAAgaattgtttcatttttagctagaaatttttataatcttaaATATGTTGCATTGGTATTGGCattttgcattaattttatgttattattttataaagtaaCATCATTTGCTGATGATAGTATTGATGGTAGTGGTGGTGATATACTTGGTGGTGATATACTTGGTGATATATCTGGTGAAAGTGGATCTGGTGGTATAAGTGGTATAAGTGGTATTGgtagtagtggtggtggtggtattgAATTTGGTAATAGTGGTGATGATAATAGCTCTGAGGAAGAAGATGAACCACCAGATTATGTTGAATTTTCAgaagatttttattatatggcACATGTTATGAGACTCATGGCTGCATTACATTCAATTGTATCATTGGCAATGTTAGTTGCTTACTATCATTTAAAAGTACCACTTGCAATATTTAAACGTGAAAAAGAAATTGCTAGAAGAGTTGAATTTGATGGTCTTTATATATCTGAAACACCTGAAGAAGATGATATTAAAGCACACTGGGATAAAATGGTTATATCAGCTAAAACATTTCCAGTTAATTATTGGGataaatttgttaagaaaaaAGTACGACAAAAGTATAGTGAAACTTATGATTTTGATTATATTAGTAATTTATTGGGAATGGAAAAAACTTCATTTAGTCAACAAGAAGAAGAAGGTTCTGGTCTTATTCATttgtaagttaaaaataaatcaaataaatcaatatacatgtattgttttattgattaattaattttattttttgtttagtaTCATAACAATCGATTGGAGGTATCAAATTTGGAAAGCTGGTGTTACAATAACTGATAAtgtaagtaaaataaatttgattaaaataatttatcaatcaatttattaatatataataaattttttattattacagtcATTTTTGTATAGTCTTTGGTACTTTACATTCTCAGTTATgggaaattataataatttcttttttgctGCACATTTACTTGATGTTGCTGTTGGTTTTAAAACCCTAAGAACAATTTTACAATCAGTAACACATAATGGAAAACAACTTGTATTGACTGTTATGCTTTTgacaattattgtttatatttatactgttATTGCATTCAACTTTTTccgtaaattttatatacaagaaGAAGATggtgaaattgataaaaaatgtcaTGACATGTTAAcggtaatatttattaatttaaaaatatattttaatacaatttctaataattattttatatttttcagtgtTTCATGTTTCATCTTTACAAAGGTGTTAGAGCTGGTGGTGGTATTGGTGATGAAATTGGAGAACCAGATGGTGATGATTATGAAACAGCTCGAATTGTTTTTGACataacatttttcttttttgttattgttattttacttGCTATTATTCaaggtaattattaattattgaattatgtttatttaaaaattgtatgttaatattattttttaattttgtaggTTTGATTATTGATGCATTTGGTGAACTTCGTGATCAACTTGaaaatgttaaaacaaatatggaaagtaattgttttatttgtggTCTTGGAAAAGAATATTTTGATACAGTACCACATGGATTTGATACACATGTTCAAAAAGAACACAATCTTGCTAATTACATGTGAGAAAAAGCATTATATATCATTGgcaaattgattattttatttatcaaataatcattgtctttttttccttttttttttgtaggtTTTTCTTGATGCATCTTATCAATAAACCAGACACTGAGTATACAGGTCAAGAGACCTATGTTTGGAACATGTATCAGCAACGTATGTGGGACTTTTTTCCAGTTGGTGATTGCTTTAGAAAACAGAACGAGGCTGTCGAGGaagaagtcaaaaaaaaataaatcaatttattgtgttgttatttttaaattaatttttattctttgaataatatttttgatttaaaattttttttttttgttatcaaatattaaatttgaaaattattaaaagtttataatcataaataaatttaaaatatatttatgaaaattgttaaattgtttatttaaattagataaattaaattgtcacttttttggcaattttaaaaaatcaaaaaacaaaatctagctatttttccaattttgtaATACTCAATTTGAgtgtgatattttatttttttttctataattctTGTGCCTCAAATTagatcaataataaaaaaaaaaaaataaaatatatcaagttatttaaaaaatttaaatatctacaattaaaatttatacaaattgacaaaatatatttacaaaatatataatcaaaaattaaataaataaataataaatttgttataaattttatctctattttatcatgaattaattaataaataaaataaaaatatttataatagagtctaatcaaaaaaaaatatatcatcaatattataaattaaaatattaaaaaaaaatatcctattgttttttgttttattgaattattaatctaTAAATTGagattgtcaatattattgtaaataaatattataaaaattttaaaaattaataaatctctTCGGCAGGGTTatcaaagaataataataaataaaaatatacaaataaatcgaaatatttattttaactaattattatccTACTGgtttaattcaacaacaatttatttatcaattgtcttgaatattgattttataaataacccaatgaaataatttttttatattcatatttagctaattataattttcaacaaagacttattattattctagCTCTACAAGCAAACTAAAGCagtgatttttttgttgaaaaaaaaagaaaagaaaaacaaagaacttggtcattatttttttaaaacttggcTACTTagtaatttgttattttttgtgtgCTGCTGCTGACTTGacgtcaagaaaaaaaaataataaaaaaaggggttaacaagaaaataaaatggcaAGATTTAAAGGAGTGagagatgaataaaaaagacaagtaTTAGTTGAGAGGTATATGAAAAAGTGTGatgataatagaaaaaagaattgaaaaaaaaaaaaaatataaaatagtgaGATGGAGAGAAAACAGGGTCGCGCAGACGCAACAAAATAAATCCAGGTTTGTTAGTTATAATCGTACAGAATCGTAGTAGTAGTATCTATCCAGACTTGTGAAAAATGCAAAATTGCATGGGAGTGTCAACGGGTGTTCGAGTTTATcataaaaacttgaatatgCAACCAACTggtatttgtaataaaattgaaaattatatatctgaACTTAAACAATGGTAAGttgaatcaatttattttttaaataatttcttttcgattttatttgtcaatattacatttgatattttccGGCATGCAAGAGGGTGGTTCCCGGCTTTGTATAGCTGTGTACACTGCGTAAATTTTCACACGCAATATTTATATcctcaaaaaacaaaataccaaaaatataaaactccAAATAatgatcatttttaattaaaaaaataaaaaaactagataaatagtaatttaaaataatttttattcatgttttttatttaacttttcatAACCGGCTTAATGATTAACCgtcgattaatttttttatgtttaattgcTTATCGAttacttgaattttaattaaataaaattaatttttaggtcTGTTTGGAGGACAATTATTCTTggacaatttttatcaattgtattGTACTGGCTAAcacaattaaatcatcatataaataaagaatcattaaaaaaattaccagtaCCAACAGGtgagaaaaatatacatttgaataattttaaataaatgataataatttatttttaaaaattacaacagCACAAAATTTACCACACTATGTTATGATGTGCCTGGTTTACACAACCTGGATGTCATGTAGGGGTGCTGGAAATGGTCTTATTTCCGTAATCAGATCACGTGGATGGAGATATTTATTGCTTGCATTAATTGACGTTGAAGCTAATACACTTATAACATCATCACATCAATTTACAAGCATCTCTAGTATTCAggtatgtattaaaaaaaaatttcaatttttaatataaacaaaattaaaaaaaagcagcatCAACTTTTCATTAACTTTATCTGATTTTCctcgtcaatttattcaatcaaaaatttttctctattgaaaatataatatatttgtgaaactttatttatcaatttttataaataatattatttatttagattctTGATTGTGTTGCAATACCAGTAGCATTGGCTTTATCCTGCTTGGTACTTGGTGTGAGATATAGAATTGTTCATATTGTTGGAATATCTATTTGTCTCATGGGAGTTGGCTGTCTTGTTTGGGCtggtattgatgaaaataaagatcCTGGTGttaatggtaaattaaataaattaagattaatttattctatttttaattttgttttttttttttttctaggcaAAAATCAATTAGTTGGTGATATGCTTTGCCTGGGTGGTGCTGTATTATTTTCTGTAACAACTGTTCTTCAAGAACTTGCTGTTAAAACTGTTGACATTATTGAGTATCTTGGAATGATTGGTTTTTTTGGAACAATTCTCAGCATAACAcaagtgtaaataaattaatttttaaatatttatataactattttatttactatttgtttttgttttttcaggtGTTTTTTGGAACGTATTCAACTTGAAACTGTAACATGGAATATTGCAACTCCTGTTGTTATAACtgcattgatttttttttgtgtaacacaatttgtatttttttcacttgttccagtaatattatttgaatctGGTGCAACAGCATTACAATTGGCTCTGTTAAGTtcagattttttaaatgtttttattggaATGTTGAATCATCGTTACAAGGTAATTAATTACCATTGATATATGATTTTAAAGCTttggttaattaattttattttcatgaattttcagtttcatacattattttttctttcattggCATTGACAATGActggtatatttatttatgctattaaaaaaacaccaaTGTCAACGAGTTCGCAGAGACAACAGTTGGTAGAAACACCAGCTCCAGATTAcaggtaaaattattgatatatttttgcaaatactttttaataattgtattaattaaatgataattgttttttcatttttaaagtGATGTAATTTTGAGAGGAATGTCACAACCAACTTGTGGAGAAGTTGATGTCGTTGCTAATTTAGGTATGTCTGGACCAACTGGTACACTGGAAGCGATAAAGACAATGGAGACAAtggaaaataatcaagttgtcGATTCAGGAAAATTACCATTGAGTGCAAGTTCAGACACTGCTTTTACTTCTTTTTATGGAAGCGAAgcaaatatgtaaaataaatcatttttttttttttttaatgcgaACCCTCTtctcatcaaattttttttcatcacgaaaaaagaagaagggtgaagaaaaaaaactacacaaatcacaatgatttatcaaaaacgtcctcttttttttttattttttcaataaaaaattcgttTGTTTTTTCGAACGTGGACCATGAGCAAATCGAGTATTTCTAGTTATCctggaatttttatattatacgatgaaaaattacattagaaattttttttttaatgtaagaaaaaagtattgacattaatttttttttaaaatgcatatttaacaattttttttctttctgtttgataagaaaaataaacaaattccaATAcgaattagataataatttgcatgattataaaaatatagaaaaaatactacaagtttagaaaaatatttaaaataataataataatatctttaaTTTTGTTCTGAGAGCAACAATTATGACTGAATAagacaaataatatttgggcttatttaaaaatttgtttcttATTacgataaaattatcaagtgataggaaaaaaaaaaaccaatcattatttttagattttagaTTGTTAGATTCatagt from Aphidius gifuensis isolate YNYX2018 linkage group LG5, ASM1490517v1, whole genome shotgun sequence includes:
- the LOC122857923 gene encoding solute carrier family 35 member F2-like, which produces MQNCMGVSTGVRVYHKNLNMQPTGICNKIENYISELKQWSVWRTIILGQFLSIVLYWLTQLNHHINKESLKKLPVPTAQNLPHYVMMCLVYTTWMSCRGAGNGLISVIRSRGWRYLLLALIDVEANTLITSSHQFTSISSIQILDCVAIPVALALSCLVLGVRYRIVHIVGISICLMGVGCLVWAGIDENKDPGVNGKNQLVGDMLCLGGAVLFSVTTVLQELAVKTVDIIEYLGMIGFFGTILSITQVCFLERIQLETVTWNIATPVVITALIFFCVTQFVFFSLVPVILFESGATALQLALLSSDFLNVFIGMLNHRYKFHTLFFLSLALTMTGIFIYAIKKTPMSTSSQRQQLVETPAPDYSDVILRGMSQPTCGEVDVVANLGMSGPTGTLEAIKTMETMENNQVVDSGKLPLSASSDTAFTSFYGSEANM